The Streptomyces sp. NBC_01268 genome window below encodes:
- a CDS encoding ROK family glucokinase, whose product MSTYRDLTHRGSARGTVLRTVGTRERRSHLTAPRVPTVGIDIGGTKVMAGVVDADGNILEKIKTETPDKSKSAKVVEDTITELVLDLSDRHDVHAVGIGAAGWVDADRARVLFAPHLAWRNEPLRDALQDRLAVPVMVDNDANTAAWAEWRFGAGRGEDHLVMITLGTGIGGAILEDGQVKRGKYGVAGEFGHMQVVPGGHRCPCGNRGCWEQYSSGNALVREARELAAADSPVAYGIIERVKGNVPDITGPLITELAREGDAMCVELLQDIGQWLGVGIANLAAALDPSCFVIGGGVSAADDLLIGPARDAFRRHLTGRGYRPEARIARAQLGPEAGMVGAADLARLVARRFRRANRRRVERYERYGRYAQVLRGVPATDRDSRNPQDPRS is encoded by the coding sequence ATGAGTACCTACCGTGACCTCACGCACCGCGGCTCGGCTCGCGGCACGGTCCTGCGGACCGTCGGCACCCGGGAGCGGCGCTCGCACCTGACCGCGCCCCGGGTGCCGACCGTCGGCATCGACATCGGCGGTACGAAGGTGATGGCCGGCGTCGTCGACGCGGACGGCAACATCCTGGAGAAGATCAAGACCGAGACGCCCGACAAGTCGAAGAGCGCCAAGGTCGTCGAGGACACCATCACCGAACTCGTCCTCGACCTCTCCGACCGGCACGACGTGCACGCCGTCGGCATCGGCGCGGCCGGCTGGGTGGACGCCGACCGGGCCAGGGTGCTCTTCGCCCCCCACCTCGCCTGGCGCAACGAGCCGCTGCGCGACGCCCTGCAGGACCGGCTCGCCGTCCCCGTCATGGTGGACAACGACGCCAACACCGCCGCCTGGGCCGAATGGCGCTTCGGCGCCGGCCGCGGCGAGGACCACCTGGTCATGATCACGCTCGGCACCGGCATCGGCGGCGCCATCCTGGAGGACGGCCAGGTCAAGCGGGGCAAGTACGGAGTGGCCGGCGAGTTCGGGCACATGCAGGTCGTCCCGGGCGGCCACCGCTGCCCCTGCGGCAACCGCGGCTGCTGGGAGCAGTACAGCTCGGGCAACGCGCTGGTCCGCGAGGCGCGCGAGCTCGCCGCCGCCGACTCCCCGGTCGCGTACGGCATCATCGAGCGGGTCAAGGGCAACGTCCCCGACATCACCGGCCCCCTCATCACCGAGCTGGCCCGCGAGGGCGACGCCATGTGCGTCGAGCTCCTCCAGGACATCGGCCAGTGGCTCGGCGTCGGCATCGCCAACCTGGCCGCCGCGCTCGACCCCTCCTGCTTCGTCATCGGCGGCGGTGTCTCCGCCGCCGACGACCTGCTCATCGGCCCCGCCAGGGACGCCTTCCGCCGCCACCTCACCGGCCGCGGCTACCGCCCCGAGGCCCGCATCGCCCGCGCCCAGCTCGGCCCCGAGGCCGGCATGGTCGGCGCCGCCGACCTCGCCCGGCTCGTCGCCCGCCGCTTCCGCCGCGCCAACCGCCGCCGCGTCGAGCGCTACGAGCGCTACGGCCGCTACGCCCAGGTCCTGCGCGGTGTCCCCGCGACGGACCGGGACTCCCGCAACCCCCAGGATCCGCGTTCATGA
- a CDS encoding nuclear transport factor 2 family protein has product MHPFRTAVEARDIDAIEALLAEDVVFTSPVAFKPYPGKAITAAILRAVLRVFEDFTYVREIADPGGRDHALVFTATVGGRRIQGCDFLHFDEDGRIDDFTVMVRPLSAAQALAEAMGAQFERIAREAAEVS; this is encoded by the coding sequence ATGCACCCGTTCCGCACGGCGGTCGAGGCCCGCGACATCGACGCCATCGAGGCGCTGCTCGCCGAGGACGTCGTCTTCACCAGCCCCGTCGCCTTCAAGCCGTACCCCGGCAAGGCGATCACCGCCGCGATCCTGCGCGCCGTCCTGCGCGTCTTCGAGGACTTCACGTACGTGCGCGAGATCGCCGACCCCGGCGGCCGCGACCACGCCCTCGTCTTCACCGCGACCGTCGGCGGCCGGCGGATCCAGGGCTGCGACTTCCTCCACTTCGACGAGGACGGCAGGATCGACGACTTCACCGTCATGGTCCGCCCGCTCTCCGCCGCCCAGGCGCTCGCCGAGGCCATGGGGGCCCAGTTCGAGCGGATCGCCCGCGAGGCGGCAGAGGTTTCCTGA